GACAATTATGACTATCATTGCTGTAAAAATTTTAAATAATATCAAAATAAAAAAGAAGAAGAAATAGTTTTATTTCTTCATATCTTCTAAAAGAATTTTAAACTCTTTTGACTCTTTTAATAAATCTTGCCCAGCTTTTATAATCTCATCAACTCTCTTAGCTGGCAACTCTAAAGAAGTTTGTGTAAGTAAAAACTTTCTTGCTTGTTTCTTAGGAAGTTGATTAAAGTTTAACTCTATCAAGTAAAATTTTATTTCTTCTAGACAGTCTTTTTTATCTTTACATCTAGCTTCTTTTACTTGTTTTTCCCAAATATCAAAATAAAACTCTATTAAATCTAAAGTGTCAGTATTATATCTTTTTAATTGAATTGTACTTACAGCACCCATAGTTGTCTGAATATCAGGAGGTGTTTTACTTAATGCAATATTTGGATCTAGGCTATCTGCTGCATTTACTATTAAAAGAACAACTTTTTTACTATTTGGGATACCAAATTTTTCTAAGACTTTCATAATATCATTATCATTTTCTGTAACTATATGAAGTAAAGAACGAATACCCAAATTATCAGCAATTCCTCCATCAACTAAATGTAAGTATTGATAATGTTTTTTATCATGATACTTTTCCATTTCAAGATATTGTTCATCATTGTATTTAAGAAAACTATTTAAAAGTTCACTATTTCTTTCTAAGTCACATCCAGAATAATTTTTAAGAGTAATAGGAGAAAATAGTACTGGTATAGCAGAAGAAGCTGTTACAGCTCTTCCTATAGGATAGGACTCCCAATCTGAACAAATTCGCCTAAAATTTTCAGGACTAAAAGTAAAAGGGTTTCCAGTAGAAACATCAGTTGCATTTATTATAATCTTAGGGGAATCCTCTCTTAAATCAGCAAAAGTTTTTTTACCAAATACCTCTTCTTCATAATATTCAGAAACATAATCACTTCTTCCTGCAAACGATAGATAAAACCAATTAAAAGGATTTAAAAAAGTATCAATCAAAGTAGTTTGAATTGGTTTTTTTAAAAACTTCTCCTCAAAGTCCTCAAATATTTTTTCTCCATAAAGACCATAATAAGCAGAAGTAAAACTCCCACCGGATACAGAAGAGATAACATCAATCTCATCTAATAAACCTTGATTTCTTAACTCTTTTAATACACCATATGATAAAGAAGCAGCTCTAGTTCCACCACCAGAAAAGGTAAGAATTAAAGATAAATCATCTTTATTATTAAGTATTTTATTTACTTTTAGTTTTTCAAAAGCCTCTTTTGTAATTGGTTTATTAAGAATAGGTTCTTTTGTAGCACAAGCAGTGAAAAATATACCAAATAAACACACACAAAAAATATTAATTAAATTTTTAAACACCTTAATCCTTTTTTACTTTATAAAATATAGCATATAAACTTGGAACAAATAATAAAGTAAATAATGTAGAAACCATTAGACCAAAAATAATTGAGATAGCCATTGGTTCCCACATAATACCTCCACTATACCATAAAGGGACAAGCCCAAATACAGTTGTCAAAGTTGTTAGAAGTATAGGCCTAAATCTATTTAAACAAGCTTCAATGATTGCTTCATAGTGACTAAAATTATTTTCCTCTTGTTCTAATTTAATCCTTTCTAAAAGAACAATTGCATTATTAATAACAATTCCACTTAAAGATATTATTCCAAGTAAAGTCATAAATCCAAAATATGAACCTGTAATAAATAAACCAAGGCTAACTCCAATAATTCCTAAAGGTATTGTTGTTAAAATAATTATTGGTTTTCTTAAAGAGTTAAATTGTGTTACCATTAAAAGTAAGATTGCCATAAAGGCAAGGGGAAGATTAACTACAATAGAATCATTTGCTTTTCCTGAAGCCTCATATTCTCCTCCAAACTCATAATAATATCCAAGTTCAAAACTTTTTGCTAACTCTTCCATAAAAGGTGCTATTTCTTCAAATTTTTCTAAAGCATTAAATCCTGTTTGTACATCAGCACCAATAATAATTGTTTTTAATCTATCTCTTCTTAATATAACTGATTCTTCATAAGCTACCTCAATAGTTGCTATTTGAGATAAAGGTATATTTTTACCACTTGTTTGAGAAAAAACACTTATTGTTCTAAGCCTATTTATATCATCTTTTGTAGTTTCATTTGAACGTAAAATAAGAGGTACTAAAGTGTCTTCTTTTCTAAAAGTTGTTACTTGATAACCACTTAAAGAAGTTTGTAAAGATAAAGCCACATCTAAATTACTAATTCCTTCTTGTAAGGCTTTATCTTCATCAATATTTATAAGTAGTTTTTTTGTTCTTAATCCCCAATCATCAACTATATTTTTAATTCCTTCTATTTTAGAAAGTTCTTGTTTTATTTGTGAACTTATATCAAAAAGTTTTTCTGTATCTTTTCCACTAATTCTAATTTCAATTGGTTTTTTAACAGGAGGTCCCATAGATAAAGACTTTGTACTAATTTGCATATCAGGAAAATTTTCTTTTACAAAATATTCTATTTCTTTTCTTATTTTAGCCATTTGTTCAAACTCTTGTACGTTTATTAAAATTGTACTATATTCGGCACTTGCTAGTTTTTGGTCATAAGATAACCAAAATCTTGGAGCACTCTCTCCTATAAATGATACGAAATTAACAACTTCTTTTTTGCTATTTTC
The DNA window shown above is from Halarcobacter mediterraneus and carries:
- a CDS encoding patatin-like phospholipase family protein; translated protein: MFKNLINIFCVCLFGIFFTACATKEPILNKPITKEAFEKLKVNKILNNKDDLSLILTFSGGGTRAASLSYGVLKELRNQGLLDEIDVISSVSGGSFTSAYYGLYGEKIFEDFEEKFLKKPIQTTLIDTFLNPFNWFYLSFAGRSDYVSEYYEEEVFGKKTFADLREDSPKIIINATDVSTGNPFTFSPENFRRICSDWESYPIGRAVTASSAIPVLFSPITLKNYSGCDLERNSELLNSFLKYNDEQYLEMEKYHDKKHYQYLHLVDGGIADNLGIRSLLHIVTENDNDIMKVLEKFGIPNSKKVVLLIVNAADSLDPNIALSKTPPDIQTTMGAVSTIQLKRYNTDTLDLIEFYFDIWEKQVKEARCKDKKDCLEEIKFYLIELNFNQLPKKQARKFLLTQTSLELPAKRVDEIIKAGQDLLKESKEFKILLEDMKK